GCTACAAAGTGGCCACTTATGTTTCGCCGGGCACAGCACATGAATTTCAAAGCTGGCGGAGAAGTTTATACGAAATGGCACCATCTCTTTTTAAATAAGATAATAAGCTTCCTGTAAATGAATATCATTCGTATATCAACCCAATGCCAACGCTTCGTGCTGATGTTATTTATAGCTGCATTGGCATTGGTATGTTCGTCTCCACATGCAAATGCCCAGTCCAAAAAGAGTAAACAAAAGGTTACTGCAACTGCGTATAGAAATGTTTTTAAAGAAGCCGGTTATAAGCAGGCAGATATTGATGCAAAGATTGAGAAGGCATACCATGATCTTTTTGAAAGTCCGCAAGGGATTTATTTCAACGTAGGTGATACGATGGGTTATGTATCTGATTTAAAAAATCATGATGCAAGAAGTGAAGGACTTTCATATGGCATGATGGTAGCTGTGCAGATGAATAAAAAAGATGTGTTCGACAGGATCTGGCGCTGGACAAAAAAATATACACAGCACCAGGAAGGTCCGAGAGAAGCATACTTTGCATGGAGCATCAATCCGCAAACACTCAAACGAAATTCACAAGGCTCAGCTTCTGATGGTGAATTGTATTTTGTTACGGATTTACTCTTTGCGTCTAATAAATGGGGTAACAATACCGGAATCAATTATTATGGCGAAGCACGCCGGATTTTAGATGCCATGTGGAAGAAAGATGGTACCGGAAATATCTTTCATGTGATCAATAAGGAACATAAGCAAATCAGTTTTGTTCCGGAGGGTAATGGCTATACCTGGACAGATCCTTCGTATCACCTTCCCGCATTTATGGAAGTATGGGCCATGTATGCAAAAGATGGGCACGAGGAATTTTACAAAGAATGTGCAGATACATCAAGAGCTTATTTGCACAGAGCCTGTCATCCGGTTACAGGATTAAATCCTGACTATAGCGAATTCAGCGGAGCTCCACACAATACAAGATGGATACCGGTTGCATTCCGTTACGATTCATGGAGAGTTCCAATGAATATTTCGATGGACTATGCGTGGTTCAGAAAAGATGCAGCATGGCAACTTGATTATGCTAAACGTATTCAGCAGTTTTTCCGTTCAAAAGGTATTAACAGTTTTGATGATCAGTTTAACATGGATGGCACACGGCCTGATTCTATTTTGCAGGCAGGAGGTTTTAAAAAATTACGGCATTCACTTGGGCTTGTTTCTACACTGGCAACTACAGAGATGATCTATTCAGAAAAAAACCGTTACGATTTTGTTCATGCTTTGTGGAATGCAAAACTTGAACCATATGGCGACGGTTACTTCGATCCTTACTATGATGGCTTATTGTATTTATTCAGCTTGTTGCAGTTGAGCGGCAAGTATCAAATTATAAAACCGGTTTAATCAAACGCAGACAAATTTCGTTCACGATGAAAAAAATATTCACTGCAGTTGTTCTTCTTTTTTTGCTCTTGCAAATACAGGCACAGGAAATACTCAAGCAAATGCCCAAAGGTTTTGATGAAGTGCGTACTGAAAGTGCAAAAGGAAAAATTGATACGATCACCTACAGTTCAAAAACAGTAGGTGTAAACAGAAGAGCGCTTGTGTACACTCCACCCGGCTTTTCCAAAAAGAAAAAATATCCTGTACTGTATTTATTACATGGAATTGGTGGCGATGAAAAAGAATGGCTCATTGGCGGCAAGCCACAGGTCATTCTTGATAATCTGTATGCGGAAGGAAAGCTGCAGCCAATGATCGTTGTAATGCCCAACGGCAGGGCAATGAAAGATGACCGTGCAACCGGCAACATCATGGCGCCGGATAAAGTGCAGGCCTTTGCAACATTTGAACAAGACTTATTAAATGATCTGATTCCTTTTATTGAAAAGAAATTTCCTGTTCACAAGGATCGTGAAAACAGAGCGATCGCAGGTCTATCTATGGGTGGCGGACAATCATTGAATTTCGGATTAGGTAATCTCGACAGATTTGCATGGGTAGGTGGTTTTTCTTCAGCCCCCAATACGAAGTTGCCGAATGAATTAGTACCTGATCCTGCAAAAGCAAAACAACAACTGAAATTATTATTTATCTCTTGTGGTGATAACGATGGATTGCTTTCGTTCAGCAAACGCACACATGATTATCTGCGTCAAAACGAAGTGCCTCATATCTATTACTTAGAACCGGGCGGTCATGATTTCAAAGTTTGGAAGAATGGCTTGTATATGTTTTCTCAATTCTTATTTAAACCGGTAGATGCATCACAGTTTTCGAAGTACACTGTATTGGGAACTGCTGCAGCAACCAATATCCGTTCAGCAAAATATCCGCAAGTGTTACCCGATAGTCGTGTGATGTTTCGCATCAAAGCACCCGATGCACAAAAAGTGCAGATCGATTTAGGAAAGAAATACGATATGCAGAAAGATACAGGTGGTTACTGGATCGTTACCACCGATTCAATCAGTGAAGGCTTTCACTATTATTCATTGTTGATTGATGGTGTTGCAGTTGCTGATCCTGCAAGCGAAACGTTTTATGGTATGGGGCGCATGGCAAGTGGTATAGAAATTCCGTTTAAAGGCGATGGCTACTATGCGTTGAAAGATGTGCCGCATGGTGACATCCGCATCAAAAAATATTATTCAGCAGTAACACGTTCATGGCGCCAATGTTATATCTACACACCTCCGGGTTATGATGCCAGTACAGCAACAAAATATCCGGTGCTCTATTTATTACATGGTGGTGGTGAAGATGAACGGGGCTGGGCAATGCAAGGCAAAACAGATATCATCCTTGATAATTTAATTGCTGAGCAAAAAGCAAAGCCTATGATTATTGTCATGATGGATGGTAATGTTTCCGCTGGCGGACCTGGTGGATTTGGTGAGCAGGCCTTGCGTGCTTTTGAAAATGAGTTAAAGCAGACATTGATTCCTTTCATTGAAAAAAATTACCGTGTGGCAACCGATGCCAACAGCAGAGCATTGGCCGGTTTGTCAATGGGTGGTTTACAAACATTGCATGCAGGTGTACGAAATACAAACATGTTTTCTTATCTCGGAGTGTTCAGTTCAGGATGGTGGAGTAATCAACCTGCACTTTCCAACCCGCAATATGAGTTCATGAAAACAAATGCAAGTACCATCAATACCAACCTGAAACAATTCTGGATTGCCATGGGTGGTAAACAAGATATTGCCTGGC
The DNA window shown above is from Lacibacter sp. H375 and carries:
- a CDS encoding glycosyl hydrolase family 8; this encodes MNIIRISTQCQRFVLMLFIAALALVCSSPHANAQSKKSKQKVTATAYRNVFKEAGYKQADIDAKIEKAYHDLFESPQGIYFNVGDTMGYVSDLKNHDARSEGLSYGMMVAVQMNKKDVFDRIWRWTKKYTQHQEGPREAYFAWSINPQTLKRNSQGSASDGELYFVTDLLFASNKWGNNTGINYYGEARRILDAMWKKDGTGNIFHVINKEHKQISFVPEGNGYTWTDPSYHLPAFMEVWAMYAKDGHEEFYKECADTSRAYLHRACHPVTGLNPDYSEFSGAPHNTRWIPVAFRYDSWRVPMNISMDYAWFRKDAAWQLDYAKRIQQFFRSKGINSFDDQFNMDGTRPDSILQAGGFKKLRHSLGLVSTLATTEMIYSEKNRYDFVHALWNAKLEPYGDGYFDPYYDGLLYLFSLLQLSGKYQIIKPV
- a CDS encoding alpha/beta hydrolase-fold protein, with the translated sequence MKKIFTAVVLLFLLLQIQAQEILKQMPKGFDEVRTESAKGKIDTITYSSKTVGVNRRALVYTPPGFSKKKKYPVLYLLHGIGGDEKEWLIGGKPQVILDNLYAEGKLQPMIVVMPNGRAMKDDRATGNIMAPDKVQAFATFEQDLLNDLIPFIEKKFPVHKDRENRAIAGLSMGGGQSLNFGLGNLDRFAWVGGFSSAPNTKLPNELVPDPAKAKQQLKLLFISCGDNDGLLSFSKRTHDYLRQNEVPHIYYLEPGGHDFKVWKNGLYMFSQFLFKPVDASQFSKYTVLGTAAATNIRSAKYPQVLPDSRVMFRIKAPDAQKVQIDLGKKYDMQKDTGGYWIVTTDSISEGFHYYSLLIDGVAVADPASETFYGMGRMASGIEIPFKGDGYYALKDVPHGDIRIKKYYSAVTRSWRQCYIYTPPGYDASTATKYPVLYLLHGGGEDERGWAMQGKTDIILDNLIAEQKAKPMIIVMMDGNVSAGGPGGFGEQALRAFENELKQTLIPFIEKNYRVATDANSRALAGLSMGGLQTLHAGVRNTNMFSYLGVFSSGWWSNQPALSNPQYEFMKTNASTINTNLKQFWIAMGGKQDIAWQNCQTMMARFDEMKIKYTYSEYPGGHTWPVWRNNLYNFAQLLFR